In Planktothrix serta PCC 8927, the following are encoded in one genomic region:
- the tatC gene encoding twin-arginine translocase subunit TatC — MIDSPVDVPQQDLSQLEYYNPQKSNFNQTEDLKDEFFDEIPDEVEMGLFDHLEELRQRIFYSLIAVFIAIIGCFAFVNPIVQLLQRPAGAIKFVQLAPGEYFFVSLKVAGYSGLVVATPFILYQITLFVLPGLTRRERRLLGPVVLGSSVLFLLGLGFAYVALIPAALNFFISYGADVVEQFFSIEKYFEFVLVLLFCTGIAFQIPVIQAILGALKIVSSEKMLSGWRYVILAGAVLGAVLTPSTDPLTQSLLAGAILGLYFGGIGIVKLIENTSEHYSK; from the coding sequence ATTATAGATTCTCCCGTTGATGTTCCGCAACAGGATTTATCTCAGCTTGAATATTATAATCCTCAAAAATCTAATTTTAATCAGACAGAAGATTTAAAAGACGAGTTTTTTGATGAAATTCCTGATGAAGTGGAAATGGGTTTATTCGACCATTTGGAAGAATTAAGACAACGGATTTTTTATTCTCTAATTGCGGTATTTATTGCGATTATTGGCTGCTTTGCATTTGTTAATCCAATTGTACAACTATTACAACGTCCAGCCGGGGCGATTAAATTTGTCCAACTAGCCCCCGGAGAATATTTCTTTGTTTCCTTAAAAGTTGCGGGTTACAGTGGATTAGTTGTGGCTACTCCGTTTATTTTATATCAAATTACCCTGTTTGTTTTACCGGGTTTAACTCGCAGAGAACGGCGTTTATTAGGGCCAGTCGTATTAGGTTCTAGTGTTTTATTTCTATTAGGTTTAGGCTTTGCTTATGTGGCGTTAATTCCGGCGGCGTTGAACTTTTTTATTAGTTATGGGGCGGATGTAGTTGAACAGTTCTTTTCTATTGAAAAATACTTTGAATTTGTTTTAGTTTTATTATTTTGTACCGGAATAGCCTTTCAAATTCCTGTAATTCAAGCCATATTAGGAGCTTTAAAAATTGTATCTTCTGAGAAAATGTTATCCGGTTGGCGATACGTTATCTTAGCAGGAGCCGTATTAGGTGCAGTATTAACACCCTCAACTGACCCCTTAACCCAAAGTTTATTAGCAGGGGCTATATTAGGGCTTTATTTTGGCGGAATTGGCATTGTTAAACTGATTGAAAATACCTCAGAACATTACTCAAAATAA